The sequence below is a genomic window from Anomaloglossus baeobatrachus isolate aAnoBae1 unplaced genomic scaffold, aAnoBae1.hap1 Scaffold_1002, whole genome shotgun sequence.
CCTGCGACTGGTCAAGAATCTCCTCGGGGAATCCAGAGTAATTGGCCATGGGGTTGTCCTTCATGTGTTCAAAAGAGCTGAGCTGGACGATGCGGGCGAGAGTTTCATCTGGAAGATCTTTCCCCAGGAAACGTGCCACCTTCTGTATCTGCTGCAGGGGCGTCTACACAAGGAGCAGAATGAAGGGCTGGTTACATTGCGTCTTCTCATAAAGGAGCTTTATTAAGAGGCTTTGGTCATTTATCCCTGAAATGGGTGGGGCTTATTGTGAGAGGCGGGGCCACCCAATATCTGATATTATGTACCCCAGA
It includes:
- the LOC142260385 gene encoding sulfotransferase 1A1-like produces the protein TPLQQIQKVARFLGKDLPDETLARIVQLSSFEHMKDNPMANYSGFPEEILDQSQAGFMRKGKVGDWKTLFTVQQNELFEEEYRRKMDGCSLTFRDPK